The following proteins come from a genomic window of Streptomyces sp. NBC_01716:
- a CDS encoding glycoside hydrolase family 43 protein gives MSLRRWIIGTISLGLLGASVFGQVTAAGPAKAVDAVTGGPPSTLGRPLVGGADPSVIKVGDLYVSAKAVDGGIAVRTASTMEAVATAPKHQVWRDTGGLGEVWAPEIVHHDGQYRIYFAAGTGAAHRMYHIGSASPDSGYSAATKVALPGDKWALDGAPFTFGGQRWFVWSGWSGDTNVEQNLYIARMSGPTATTGGRYVISQPREPWERVVGNPYINEAPQPIVDPSGQLHIVYSANGSWSNQYCIADLRLRAGGDPTYVWDWYKSNGCLFGSHAATMMQGWDPTLNVDGPGHHTFVLPRGDAAAGPPSGNRFPTMFHAVAKGTPYSWANRQWYSGTAVWWGSTTYRRANVPGATTTVGYSLKFFE, from the coding sequence ATGTCCCTCAGACGTTGGATCATCGGCACCATTTCCCTCGGACTTCTCGGCGCCTCTGTCTTCGGGCAGGTCACCGCCGCCGGACCCGCCAAGGCCGTCGACGCCGTGACCGGCGGCCCGCCCTCCACGCTCGGCCGTCCCCTCGTCGGCGGCGCCGACCCGAGCGTGATCAAGGTCGGGGATCTCTACGTCTCCGCCAAGGCCGTGGACGGCGGTATCGCGGTGCGGACGGCGTCCACCATGGAGGCCGTGGCCACCGCGCCCAAGCACCAGGTGTGGCGGGACACCGGCGGCCTCGGTGAGGTCTGGGCGCCGGAGATCGTGCATCACGACGGGCAGTACCGCATCTACTTCGCCGCCGGCACCGGTGCGGCGCACCGGATGTACCACATCGGCTCGGCCAGCCCGGACAGCGGTTACTCCGCCGCCACCAAGGTCGCCCTGCCAGGCGACAAGTGGGCCCTGGACGGAGCGCCCTTCACCTTCGGCGGGCAGCGCTGGTTCGTGTGGTCCGGCTGGTCCGGCGACACCAACGTCGAGCAGAACCTCTACATCGCCCGGATGAGCGGTCCCACCGCGACCACCGGCGGCCGGTACGTCATATCGCAGCCGCGCGAGCCGTGGGAACGGGTCGTGGGCAACCCCTACATCAACGAGGCGCCCCAGCCGATCGTCGACCCCAGCGGGCAGTTGCACATCGTGTACTCCGCGAACGGCAGTTGGAGCAATCAGTACTGCATCGCCGATCTGCGGCTGCGGGCCGGCGGCGATCCGACGTACGTGTGGGACTGGTACAAGAGCAACGGCTGCCTGTTCGGCTCGCACGCCGCGACCATGATGCAGGGCTGGGACCCCACGCTGAACGTCGACGGTCCCGGCCATCACACCTTCGTCCTGCCACGCGGCGACGCCGCCGCGGGTCCGCCGTCCGGCAACCGGTTCCCGACCATGTTCCACGCGGTCGCCAAGGGCACGCCGTACTCGTGGGCCAACCGCCAGTGGTACAGCGGCACGGCCGTCTGGTGGGGCAGCACCACCTACCGCAGGGCCAACGTCCCCGGCGCCACCACCACCGTCGGATACAGCCTCAAGTTCTTCGAGTGA
- the cutA gene encoding divalent cation tolerance protein CutA, translating to MADFLAVLTTTDDKEKAQNLGASAVGKRLAACAQIDGPVGDEQLGRTGSVIRHMGTRSPVY from the coding sequence GTGGCCGACTTTCTCGCCGTACTCACCACGACGGACGACAAGGAGAAGGCGCAGAACCTCGGGGCGAGCGCAGTAGGGAAGCGTCTCGCCGCCTGCGCGCAGATCGACGGGCCGGTCGGAGACGAACAGCTAGGGCGCACGGGGTCGGTCATACGGCACATGGGGACACGGTCGCCCGTCTATTGA
- the tgmC gene encoding ATP-grasp peptide maturase system methyltransferase: MTMPADLEKDAQRLREAMAKALDRDGVLADPDWRQAVETVPRHRFVPGFYLPAGERDAHGLTMWEPLTAALDQGRWLAAAYSDTTLITQFDGDEPDWTRPAVRHGGAPTSSSTLPSLVAGMWVDAEIAEGHTVLEIGTGTGYSTALACERLGSADITSIEVDPHRLEAAASALYGCGYTPTLAVADGLYGYWPEEKFDRIVAACSFRAVPPALIAQTRPGGKILLTLSGWLYGYARVLLTVAEDGTAEGHLLSGTVSFMAARTHAAPAFGNPAHWAAGLPARPRSARHSPERISAATEEAFHLRFLAQCAVPDAQMTTVGEVVHLVDVVTGSAATLTPDDGPWQVREGGPVRLWERVERVLDAYDAAGRPGPGAFTLHVHDDGQHLRHPQMPGLSLPQP, translated from the coding sequence ATGACCATGCCCGCCGATCTGGAGAAGGACGCCCAACGGCTGCGGGAGGCGATGGCGAAGGCCCTTGACCGAGACGGAGTCCTCGCCGATCCGGACTGGCGGCAGGCCGTGGAGACGGTGCCCAGGCATCGGTTCGTGCCTGGCTTCTATCTGCCGGCCGGTGAACGGGACGCGCATGGGCTGACAATGTGGGAGCCGCTCACCGCCGCACTCGACCAGGGCCGTTGGCTGGCCGCCGCGTACTCCGACACCACGCTCATCACGCAGTTCGACGGGGACGAACCCGACTGGACGCGGCCCGCCGTACGCCACGGCGGCGCACCGACCTCATCCTCCACCCTGCCGTCCCTGGTCGCGGGAATGTGGGTAGACGCCGAAATCGCCGAGGGGCACACCGTGTTGGAGATCGGCACCGGCACCGGCTACTCGACCGCGCTCGCCTGCGAACGGCTCGGCTCCGCCGACATCACGAGCATCGAGGTGGACCCGCACCGGCTGGAGGCGGCGGCGAGCGCGCTGTACGGGTGTGGTTACACCCCAACCCTTGCGGTGGCCGACGGACTGTACGGGTACTGGCCGGAGGAGAAGTTCGACCGGATCGTCGCCGCCTGCTCCTTCCGCGCCGTGCCTCCGGCACTGATCGCGCAGACCCGGCCGGGCGGGAAGATTCTTCTCACCCTGTCGGGCTGGCTCTACGGGTACGCCCGTGTCCTGCTCACCGTCGCCGAGGACGGCACCGCCGAGGGGCATCTGCTGAGCGGCACCGTGTCCTTCATGGCGGCCCGCACCCACGCGGCGCCGGCATTCGGCAACCCCGCCCACTGGGCCGCGGGACTGCCCGCGAGGCCCCGCAGCGCGCGGCACAGCCCCGAACGGATCAGCGCCGCCACCGAGGAGGCGTTCCATCTGCGGTTCCTGGCTCAATGCGCCGTGCCCGACGCCCAGATGACCACCGTTGGCGAGGTCGTGCACCTGGTCGACGTCGTCACCGGCTCCGCCGCCACCCTCACCCCCGACGACGGCCCGTGGCAGGTGCGGGAGGGCGGTCCGGTGAGACTCTGGGAGCGCGTTGAACGCGTCCTGGACGCCTACGACGCGGCCGGCCGACCCGGGCCGGGGGCGTTCACGCTGCACGTCCACGACGACGGGCAGCATTTACGGCACCCGCAGATGCCCGGACTGTCGCTGCCCCAGCCCTGA
- a CDS encoding glycosyltransferase family 4 protein: MTTKPLTILTGINRTSEPSSGSMILVGELYRAMPNTHTTFLGRTPVHPVWKTAFDHLIPLSTTKQPQGPGFDTYVDELTQEVGKLIEQIRPDAIHAQNVGFALSLALSRTAGTIPIISVAHGPEVMAAERNMAEHEAVLEVAGASAAIVTPTSVLADRIDRLTGRRFTDRIVIIPWGIRLADAHVRDQPSAGSGPLSLVHAGRLDDNKSTITAVESLALTDQPHHLTVIGNGPQREHLEQRTVELGLRDRVHFDPFLPRAELWRRLPNFDAFVFTTKGLEAFGLVLIEAQAHGLPVVYSDLPGVREILGSAGVPYTPGDPCSLAVALDEMGRDFHRRKALIKAARHNARRYDITATGRQLRELTLRVTS; this comes from the coding sequence GTGACCACGAAACCCTTGACTATCCTCACCGGCATCAACCGCACGTCCGAGCCTTCGTCCGGCAGCATGATCCTCGTCGGCGAGCTCTACCGCGCCATGCCCAACACCCATACGACCTTCCTTGGCCGGACACCGGTCCATCCGGTGTGGAAGACCGCGTTCGATCACCTGATCCCCCTCTCCACGACGAAGCAACCCCAGGGCCCTGGCTTCGACACCTACGTGGACGAGCTGACGCAAGAGGTAGGGAAGCTCATCGAGCAGATCCGGCCGGACGCCATCCACGCCCAGAACGTCGGGTTCGCACTCAGCCTCGCGCTCAGTCGCACCGCCGGCACGATCCCGATCATCTCCGTCGCTCACGGCCCCGAAGTGATGGCGGCCGAGCGCAACATGGCGGAGCACGAGGCCGTGCTCGAAGTCGCCGGTGCAAGCGCCGCGATCGTCACCCCGACCTCGGTCCTCGCCGACCGCATCGATCGCCTCACCGGGCGCCGGTTCACCGACCGCATCGTCATCATCCCGTGGGGCATCCGTCTGGCCGATGCCCATGTACGCGATCAGCCGTCCGCAGGGTCCGGTCCCCTGTCTCTGGTACACGCCGGCCGCCTGGACGACAACAAATCCACGATCACCGCCGTCGAATCCCTCGCATTGACCGATCAGCCGCACCACTTGACCGTGATCGGCAACGGACCCCAACGGGAGCATCTGGAACAGCGGACTGTCGAACTCGGCCTGCGGGATCGAGTCCATTTTGATCCGTTCCTGCCCCGCGCCGAACTGTGGCGCCGCCTGCCGAACTTCGACGCCTTCGTCTTCACGACCAAGGGTCTGGAGGCTTTCGGGCTCGTCCTCATTGAGGCCCAAGCCCACGGACTTCCGGTTGTCTACTCCGATCTTCCCGGTGTGAGGGAAATCCTCGGGAGCGCTGGTGTTCCGTACACTCCCGGCGACCCGTGCTCGCTGGCCGTGGCCCTAGACGAGATGGGCCGAGACTTCCATCGGCGGAAGGCCCTGATCAAGGCGGCTCGACATAACGCGCGCCGATACGACATCACTGCCACCGGCCGCCAGCTTCGCGAACTGACGCTCCGCGTTACCTCCTGA
- the alr gene encoding alanine racemase: MTGTVPTSPLRARAEIDLGALRGNVRALRSRLAPGAGLMAVVKSDAYGHGALPCARAALDAGASWLGTATPHEALALRAAGIEAPVLCWLWTPGDPWREAIEAGIDMSVSGMWALREVTAAAREAGRVARIQLKADTGLGRNGCQPADWPELVAAARAAEAAGTVRVTGLWSHFACADEPGHPSVAAQLHLFHELVAYAEKAGVEPEVRHIANSPAALTAPESHFDLVRTGIAVYGISPGPEVGTSAELGLRPVMTLAASVALVKRVPEGHGVSYGHQYRTPAETTLGLIPLGYADGVPRHASGRGPVLVGEKVRRVAGRVAMDQFVVDLGTGPDADAVQEGAPAVLFGPGDRGEPTAADWAEAAGTIAYEIVTRIGPRVPRVYVNGQENSGDGGDSGDGGDRGGVGPQGAGR, translated from the coding sequence ATGACCGGAACCGTACCCACCTCGCCCCTTCGCGCCCGTGCCGAGATCGATCTCGGCGCTCTGCGTGGCAACGTCCGTGCCCTGCGGAGCCGGCTCGCGCCCGGTGCCGGGCTCATGGCCGTCGTGAAGTCCGACGCGTACGGGCACGGCGCGCTGCCCTGTGCGCGGGCCGCCCTCGACGCCGGGGCGAGCTGGCTCGGGACCGCGACGCCGCACGAGGCGCTGGCGTTGCGGGCCGCCGGGATCGAGGCCCCCGTTCTGTGCTGGCTGTGGACCCCCGGCGACCCCTGGCGCGAGGCCATCGAGGCCGGCATCGACATGTCCGTGAGCGGGATGTGGGCGCTGCGCGAGGTGACCGCAGCCGCGCGGGAGGCCGGGCGGGTCGCGCGGATTCAGCTCAAGGCCGACACCGGGCTCGGCCGTAACGGGTGCCAGCCCGCCGACTGGCCAGAACTTGTCGCCGCCGCCCGCGCCGCCGAGGCCGCCGGCACCGTCCGGGTCACCGGCCTGTGGTCGCACTTCGCGTGCGCGGACGAGCCGGGCCACCCCTCGGTCGCCGCGCAGCTCCACCTGTTCCACGAACTCGTCGCGTACGCCGAGAAGGCCGGCGTCGAGCCCGAGGTCCGGCACATCGCGAACTCTCCCGCCGCCCTCACCGCCCCCGAGTCGCACTTCGACCTCGTACGGACCGGTATCGCCGTCTACGGCATCTCGCCCGGCCCCGAGGTCGGCACCTCGGCGGAGCTCGGCCTGCGGCCCGTCATGACGCTCGCCGCGTCCGTGGCGCTGGTCAAGCGCGTACCGGAGGGGCACGGCGTCAGTTACGGCCACCAGTACCGCACCCCCGCCGAGACGACCCTCGGGCTGATCCCCCTCGGATACGCGGACGGCGTTCCGCGCCACGCGTCCGGCCGGGGCCCCGTACTCGTCGGGGAGAAGGTGCGGCGGGTGGCAGGGCGGGTCGCCATGGACCAGTTCGTGGTGGACCTCGGCACCGGCCCGGACGCCGACGCCGTCCAGGAGGGCGCGCCCGCCGTCCTCTTCGGACCCGGCGACCGGGGCGAGCCGACAGCCGCCGACTGGGCGGAGGCGGCCGGCACCATCGCGTACGAGATCGTGACCCGTATCGGTCCGCGTGTTCCCCGCGTCTATGTGAATGGGCAAGAGAACAGCGGAGACGGCGGAGACAGCGGAGACGGCGGAGACCGGGGCGGCGTGGGACCACAAGGAGCGGGACGTTGA